A region from the Falco rusticolus isolate bFalRus1 chromosome 4, bFalRus1.pri, whole genome shotgun sequence genome encodes:
- the TMPPE gene encoding transmembrane protein with metallophosphoesterase domain encodes MISFKQLPLEAKAAVAAGVVFFSMMLSRSYLAEKLDLGTRRWLLRLQMALFANALMLIGSLHVWRSTVTTFSRSSASSSFCFMPWKIAVFMFLALAHSSFFTLLFLVAEEPYFFSLAAYTCLGAYIILIFFLFTLGSVEQAYRFLAGRGAKAGTSNKNRTAMKPVLAVILTVVLTVVGLLNASQPPTVNSVEVPVHKLPSTMNNLKVVLLSDIHLGPTVGKTKLAMIVRMVKALKPDITVIVGDLTDAEAEIIRPAVEPLGELNSPLGTYFVTGNHEYYTSDVSNWFELLKSFNIHPLHNENVKIVSPKSTDDWFCLAGVDDIEADVLCYSGHGMDLKKALTGCSSEHAIVLLAHQPIAAKWALQERPDINLILSGHTHGGQIFPLNAGAYLLNPFFVGLYKVGQNTFVYVSPGTMYFGIPMRLGSRAEITEIILRSP; translated from the coding sequence ATGATCTCCTTCAAGCAACTGCCCCTTGAAGCAAaggctgcagtggctgcaggagTGGTTTTCTTCTCCATGATGCTATCACGCAGTTATCTGGCGGAAAAACTTGATCTTGGGACACGGCGTTGGCTTCTAAGGCTGCAGATGGCACTTTTTGCTAATGCACTCATGTTAATAGGATCTCTTCATGTTTGGAGAAGCACAGTCACCACGTTCTCCAGGTCTTCAGcttccagctccttctgttTCATGCCATGGAAAATAGCTGTGTTCATGTTTCTAGCTTTGGCTCATTCAAGCTTCTTTACATTGCTATTTCTTGTTGCGGAAGAGccctatttcttttctttagctgCCTACACTTGCCTGGGGGCTTATATCATTCttatcttcttcctcttcactcTAGGCTCTGTAGAGCAGGCTTACAGGTTCTTGGCTGGGAGAGGCGCTAAGGCAGGCACTAGCAACAAGAACAGAACAGCAATGAAACCAGTTTTGGCAGTCATACTGACTGTTGTGCTGACTGTTGTCGGGCTGTTAAACGCTTCCCAGCCTCCTACTGTGAATTCAGTGGAGGTTCCAGTTCACAAGCTGCCCTCAACAATGAATAATCTGAAAGTGGTGTTGCTTTCAGATATCCATCTCGGGCCTACAGTTGGGAAGACCAAGCTTGCCATGATTGTGAGAATGGTTAAGGCTTTAAAACCAGATATCACTGTGATTGTCGGGGACCTGACTGACGCTGAGGCAGAGATCATACGACCTGCTGTTGAGCCTCTTGGAGAGCTTAACTCCCCTCTTGGGACTTACTTTGTCACAGGAAACCATGAATACTACACATCAGATGTTAGCAACTGGTTTGAGCTGTTAAAATCATTTAACATTCATCCACTCCATAATGAGAATGTGAAGATTGTTTCACCAAAGAGCACTGATGACTGGTTCTGCTTGGCTGGTGTTGATGATATTGAAGCAGATGTGTTATGCTACTCAGGACATGgcatggatttaaaaaaagctcTCACAGGCTGTAGCAGTGAGCATGCAATAGTGCTGTTAGCTCATCAGCCAATTGCAGCAAAGTGGGCCCTTCAAGAGAGACCAGACATAAATTTAATTCTCTCTGGTCATACTCATGGAGGGCAGATCTTCCCACTAAATGCTGGAGCTTATCTTCTGAATCCATTCTTTGTTGGTTTGTACAAAGTTGGGCAGAACACCTTTGTCTATGTGAGCCCGGGGACGATGTACTTTGGAATACCCATgaggctgggcagcagagctgaaataaCAGAGATAATTCTGCGTTCTCCTTGA
- the CCR9 gene encoding C-C chemokine receptor type 9, with protein sequence MAVASIVTHPSKTSLDDYRNDSAVLSLYGNPVNDTDFMCNKRQVRQFARAFLPVFFWLIFLVGTVGNALVMLVYCKYRFRRSMMDRYLVHLAIADLLLLFTLPFWAKAASDGWIFKNFMCKLVNSMYKINFYGCSLFLTCISFDRYITIVQATKAKTFKRRQLLHSKLMCLAVWLMSMSLCIPEIMYSQSMRVGDVTVCKITYPPNVSMTFRVTVLALKVTIGFFLPLLVMVICYALIINTLLQPKRSQKQKSLKIIIMIITAFLLSQFPYNIVLLVKTISTYARVVYNCQAANQLDIGLQVTQSIAFLHSCLNPFLYVFAGERFRTALGRMMQSSSCWRSRGQEQCSSACNSQEHSSNWSFAMLGTRRVRSSLTLSTHLTSSATPPPCQVLL encoded by the exons ATGGCAGTTGCAAGCATA GTCACCCACCCTAGCAAGACCAGCCTGGATGACTACAGGAATGACAGCGCGGTGCTGTCCCTGTATGGAAACCCTGTGAACGACACAGACTTCATGTGCAACAAGAGGCAGGTCAGGCAGTTTGCTCGAGCCTTCCTGCCAGTGTTTTTCTGGCTCATCTTCTTGGTGGGCACAGTGGGAAACGCCTTGGTCATGCTCGTCTACTGCAAATACCGCTTCAGGAGGAGCATGATGGATCGGTACCTGGTGCATCTGGCCATTGCAGACCTGCTCCTCCTTTTCACCCTCCCTTTCTGGGCCAAGGCTGCCTCTGATGGCTGGATCTTCAAGAACTTCATGTGCAAACTTGTCAACAGTATGTATAAGATCAATTTCTATGGCTGCAGCTTGTTTCTAACCTGCATCAGCTTTGACAGGTACATCACTATTGTCCAGGCAACAAAAGCTAAAACTTTTAAGCGAAGGCAGCTCCTGCACAGCAAACTCATGTGCTTGGCTGTTTGGCTGATGTCCATGAGCCTGTGCATCCCAGAAATCATGTACAGCCAAAGCATGCGGGTAGGTGATGTAACAGTTTGCAAAATTACATACCCACCGAATGTCAGCATGACCTTCAGAGTTACTGTCCTGGCCTTGAAAGTCACAATCGGATTCTTCCTCCCGCTCCTAGTCATGGTTATTTGTTATGCCCTTATTATCAACACTCTCCTGCAACCCAAAAGATCCCAAAAGCAGAAGTCACTGAAGATTATCATCATGATCAtcactgctttcctcctctctcagTTCCCATACAATATTGTTTTGCTGGTCAAAACCATCAGCACTTATGCCAGGGTGGTGTACAACTGCCAGGCCGCCAACCAGCTGGACATTGGGCTGCAGGTCACCCAGAGCATCGCCTTCCTCCACAGCTGCCTCAACCCCTTCCTCTACGTCTTTGCTGGCGAGCGATTCAGGACAGCACTGGGCAGGatgatgcagagcagcagctgctggcggAGCCGGGGCCAAGAGCAATGCTCCTCTGCCTGCAACAGCCAGGAGCACAGCTCAAACTGGTCCTTTGCCATGCTGGGGACACGGCGCGTGAGGAGCTCCCTTACCCTCAGCACCCACTTGACCTCCTCTGCTACGCCCCCTCCTTGCCAAGTCCTTTTGTAA